A region of the Narcine bancroftii isolate sNarBan1 unplaced genomic scaffold, sNarBan1.hap1 Scaffold_108, whole genome shotgun sequence genome:
ccgtaaccccaccacccagaggggtcttaactccaccatctagagctgccataaccccaccatccagaaccgccgttaccccactacccagagccaccataaccctactacccagagccaacgtaatcccactaccaagagccgccttaacccccaagacccagagccgccgtaactccatgacacacagctgccataaccccacgacccagagccgccgtaaccccacgacccacagccgccgtaaccccaccacccagagccgacgtaaccccactaccaagagccgctgaaaCCCCcagtaaccagagccaccgtaacaccactaaccagagccaccttaaccccactacccagagccaccgtaaccccactacacaaagacaccgtaaccccactacccagagccaccgcaaccccactacccagagtcaacgtaaccccactacccagaaccgacgtaaccccaagacccagggccgtcataaccccacgacccagagccgtcgtaaccccacgacccatagccgctgtaaccccactagccagagctgccgtaaccccaccacccagacgggtcttaactccaccatctagagctgccataaccccacaacccagaaccgccgtaaccccactaccccgagccaccgtaaccccacaacccagagccaccgtaaccccactacccagagccaccgtaaccccactacccagagccaccgtaaccccactacccagagccacagtaacgccactacccagagccaccgtaaccccaccacccagagccaccgtaaccccaccacctagagccaccgtaaccccactacccagagccaccgtaacctcactacccagagccaccgtaactccactaccctgagccaccgtaaccccaccacccagagccactacacagagcctccgtaaccccaccatccagagccaccgtaaccccaccacccagagccaccgtaaacccaccacccagagccaccgtaaccccaccacacagagccaccctaaccccatcaccctgagccaccggaaccccactgcccggagccaccgtaaccccaccatcctgagccaccgtaaccccaccacccagagccaccgtaaccccaccacccagagccaccataaccacaccacccagagccaccctaacaccaccacccagagccaccctaaccccaccacccagagccaccgtaaccccactacccagagccaccataaccccactgcccagagccaccgtatccccactacccagagccaccgtaaccccaccacccagagccaccgtaaccccaccacccagagccaccgtaaccccaccacacagagccaccctaaccccatcaccctgagccaccgtaaccccacttcccagagccaccataaccccactacccagagccaccgtaaccccactacccagagccaccgtaaccccactacccagagccaccctaaccccaccacccagagccaccctaaccccaccacccagtgccaccctaatcccaccacccagagccaccgtaaccccactacccagagccaccataaacccactacccagagccaccgtaaccccaccacccagagccaccctaaccccaccacccagagccaccctaaccccaccacccagagccaccctaaccccaccacccagagccaccctaaccccaccacccagagccgacgaaaccccactaccaagagccgctgtaacccccagtacccagagccaccgtaactacactaaccagagccaccgtaaccccacttgccagagccaccgtaaccccactacccagagacaccgtaaccccactacccagagccaccgtaaccccactacccagagtcaccgtaaccccactacccagagccaccgtaaccccactacccagagccaccgtaaccgcactacccagagccgccgtaaccccactacccagagccaccataaccccactcccagagccaccgtagtcccactaccaagagccgccgtaaccccacgacccacagccgccgtaaccccaccacccagagccgacgtaaccccactaccaagagccgctgtaacccctagtacccagagccaccgtaacaccactacccagagccactacccaaagacaccgtaaccccactacccagagccaccgtaaccccactacccagagccaccgtaaccccactacccagagtcactgtaaccccactacccagagccaccgtaaccccaagacccagagccgccgtaaaccaaagacccagagccgccgtaactccacgacacagagccgccggaaccccacgacccagagccgtcgtaaccccacgacccagagccgctgtaaccccactagccagagctgccgtaaccccaccacccagaggggtcttaactccaccatctagagctgccataaccccaccacccagaaccgctctaaccccactacccagagccaccataaccctactacccagagccaccgtaatcccactaccaagagccgccttaacccccaagacccagagccgccgtaactccatgacacaCAGCCACCAaaaccgcacgacccagagccatcgtaaccccacaatccagagccaccgtaaccccaccacccagagccaccgtaaccccaccacccagagccaccgtaaccccaccatccagagccaccgtaaccccaccacccagagcctccgtaaacccactgcccagagccacgttaaccccactaccctgagccaacgtaaccccactacccagagccatcgtaaccccactacccagacccaccataaccccactacccagagccaccgtaaccctaactcccagagccactgtaaccccactacccagacccaccattaccccactacccagagccaccgtatccccactacccagaaccaccttAACCCtacctcccagagccaccgttaccccactacccagatccaccgtaaccccactacccagagccaccgtatccccactacccagagccaccgtaaccccactacccagagccaccgtaaccccacaacccagagccaccgtaaccccactacccagagccaccgtaaccccactacccagagccaccgtaaccccatgacccacagCCATCGTAATCCCACTCTCTGCAGAGGTCTTTCTGGTTgggatgtgcctttgtttttgctCAATTGAaaacagcttaaatgtacttataaatactaCTGATATTATTCTACGttccaaaatattccaaattctgGTAGTGTCTGTtccacaggatgtcggataaaTGATTGAGCACCTGGAAACAGAAAGATGAAAGTGTTAGAGAAGAGGAATCAAACTATTATATGAACACTATATCataacagtcaaatgacaacaaaGTCATAAAAacttcaacaattataacatatggcgaattgtaaaaagtcacaaaattatataatacgacaaattctatcctctccccttctgaaCTTCTCAGGTAAGTACAAatcatttcactaccattaaagtaaaacacaaaataataaagCAAGTTTCTAGTGATCACATAAAttaggaaaatattgaataaaagtaGCTCATAAACAGAGAAAGTTTAAATGTGATCAAGGTAGAAGAACATCGGAGATTCCCCAAAGTATCTTTTCCTTTAGCAGGCCCTTTCTACAACCAGAAGGACTATTACACAGCTGACATCCGTCAGGAGGCCCAGTCCAAATCCGGCACCTGCAAGACAGACCATCCCACAACAGGCACCTGGCTGGCGGTCCATtcctcatctggcatctgggaggtggactatccacacctggcacctggcaggtggtccattccacatctggcaagcagaccattccatatctcgaAGGCAGACCATCgcacatctggcaactggtaggcggacaattccacatctggcaggcggaccatcccacatctggcagaaaagcaattccacatctggcatctagcatcaggaacattccacatccggcattgaaaggtggactattccacatctggcatctggcaggccgaccattccacatccggcatctcgtagcagaaacattccacatccggcatctggcatttGGAGAATTCCACATCAACCAGGAGGAAGATACTACTGGGGTCATGACCAACTCACACATACCAGAACCAACACCAAATTAACTAAGGAGTcgtcagatgttcgcgaacgtcaaattcctaagcattaaaactctgaggatctgtcatagagcctccatggtgatgctttcacaaaaaagcctcaccattggctatactgtgagatgtacctgaggagattcattatcgcaatgaagacacaccttaacctccacaggtgtactatgcagatcattctggtaggttgcatcactgcctggtctggaggtgccatctctcaggaaaatgataatttcgagagggtgtttaactctccctgtaacatcacaggcaccagaattcactccagtcagaatctatacatgacatgctgtcttaaaataaaagtctctatcatgtaaaacctccaccacccagaccataacttcctcactctactatcattggataaggtactggagcctgaggaatagaggtcaatgccacaatgtcagtttcttccctgatgccaccagatcctgtataatcaatgagccaaagacacagccttgcttttttgtgcactgttaactttatttttaagtctagttctgaacgatggttataagatgaatgttttctccatcctgctgccccaaatcaccaaatattaggacatgttcttgacaataaatcctgattctgaacctgacaagatatgaaaggtatcttcacaaaaagtggaaataggtgcatgagaacaaaaaatatgtaaataattaccttcccagcaggaggcacactgcacatccggcatccggattgaggctctttccacatccggcaggaggactataccacatccggcatctggcaggaggcccaatccacatccggctggtggcccctttcatatccggtacccggcaggaggcccattgcttcaaaggcatgaggctctcttttaaaatattttcagtggcctttacagaaacaggaaacaaacagaagccattaatcaatggtaatacataaaaaggaatattcagataaaatacaaattataaaaataaattgataatgtctaaccattatatcataacaaacagaaataaagtgataaacatttaaa
Encoded here:
- the LOC138750224 gene encoding uncharacterized protein yields the protein MWKEPQSGCRMCSVPPAGKATENILKESLMPLKQWASCRVPDMKGATSRMWIGPPARCRMWYSPPAGCGKSLNPDAGCAVCLLLGRCSIIYPTSCGTDTTRIWNILERRIISVVFISTFKLFSIEQKQRHIPTRKTSAESGITMAVGHGVTVALGSGVTVALGSGVTLWLVGLQRLWVVGLRRLWVVVTGGSVSWSYGGSGSWVDGGSESWGYGGSG